From Mustela nigripes isolate SB6536 chromosome 13, MUSNIG.SB6536, whole genome shotgun sequence, one genomic window encodes:
- the DISP2 gene encoding protein dispatched homolog 2 yields the protein MDAGSGGSSRGPAPGPGPEGEQRPKGEPLAPDGSSPDRSQSKAVAPEASPEKSCSLQSGPPEDPSSSSGPPPTTSTLQPVGPSSPLAPAHFTYPRAPQEYRGDNSLPGLGDRAALCSHGSSLSPSPAPSQRDGAWKPPSVQHHVVSVRQERTFRMPKSYSQLIAEWPVAVLLLCLAVILVCTLAGLLGDQLPDFSKPLLGFEPRDTDIGRKLVVWRALQTLTGPRKLLSLSPDLEQNSSNAYTILSPTPWSSTQEGLVRPRRMVEPLEDRGQENFFCGPPEKSYAQLVFMSTSAGSLWNLHAIHSMCRMEQDQIRSHSHFGALCQRTEANKCCPSWSLGNYVAVLSNRSSCLDTTQADAARTLALLRACAIYYHRGALVPSCLGPGQDKPAHCTQVPTKCSRSSAVYQLLHFLLDRDFLSPQTADYQVPSLKYSLLFLPTPKGASMMGIYLDRLAVPWGLSDNYTSITGMDLGLKQELLRHYLAQDTVYPLLALVAIFLSIALYLRSLFLTLLVLLGVLGSLLVAFFLYRVAFRMAYFPFVNLAAFVLLSSVCANHTLIFFDLWRLSKSQLPSGGLAQRVGRTMHHFGYLLLVSGLTTAAAFYASYLSRLPAVRCFALYLGTAVLAHLALTLAWLPASAVLHERYLARACASRVQGPRAGSAPRRLALALHRRLRGLRRAAAGTSRLLFQRLLPCGVIKFRYIWICWFAALAAGGAYIAGVSPRLRLPTLPPPRGQVFRPSHPFERFDAEYRQQFLFERLPQGEGGHLPVVLVWGVLPVDTGDPLDPRSNSSLVSDPTFSASGPEAQRWLLDLCHGAQNQSFFGTQPEGWPTLCFMEALQRWVESPACARLGPGLCCGHSVFPWAPQLFLHCLKMMALEQGPNGTRDLGPRFNAHGSLAALVLQFQTNVQYSPDYGQAHRFYTEVSHWLAAELGRAPPGLHRGWFTSHLELYSLQHSLNTEPAVVLGLALALAFATLLLGTWNVPLSLFSVAAVAGTVLLTVGLLVLLEWQLNTAEALFLSASVGLSVDFTVNYCISYHLCPHPDRLSRVAFSLHQTSCATAVGAAALFAAGVLMLPATVLLYRKLGIVLMMVKCVSCGFASFFFQSLCCFFGPEKNCGQILWPCAHLPWDTGTGESSGDKAGRPRAGPTGGAPGSCSEQYELQPLARRRSPSFDTSTATSKLSHRPSVLSEDLQLHDGPCCSRPPQAPASPRELFLDHQSVFSQCPALQTSSPYKQAGSSPKTQGRRDSPGQKAEPARASPQVPAHSPKAKAVEPPDCLCSSASTLEGLSVSDETCLSTSEPSARVPDSVGASPDDLDETEPTVPPERGQLNEKRDTLWLALREAVYDPSVPASHQSSSSWKGRGAPGDGSPVVLPNSQPDLPDVWLRRPSTHTSGYSS from the exons ATGGACGCTGGTAGCGGCGGCAGCAGCCGCGGTCCGGCTCCCGGCCCAGGTCCGGAAGGGGAACAGCGGCCCAAGGGGGAGCCCTTGGCCCCAGACGGCAGCTCCCCGGACAG GTCCCAGAGCAAGGCTGTGGCCCCTGAGGCAAGCCCAGAGAAGAGCTGCTCCCTCCAAAGTGGCCCCCCAGAGGATCCTTCCAGTTCTTCAGGACCCCCACCAACAACTTCCACCCTCCAGCCTGTGGGCCCGTCCAGTCCCTTGGCCCCTGCACACTTCACCTACCCCCGGGCACCGCAGGAATACCGGGGAGACAATTCCCTTCCAGGGCTTGGGGACCGAGCAGCTCTATGCTCCCACGGCTCCAGCCTCAGCCCTTCACCAGCCCCCTCACAGCGAGATGGGGCCTGGAAGCCGCCATCTGTGCAACACCATGTGGTCAGTGTCAG GCAGGAACGGACCTTCCGGATGCCAAAGAG ctATTCCCAGCTGATTGCTGAGTGGCCAGTGGCTGTGCTGCTGCTGTGTCTGGCTGTCATCCTCGTCTGCACCCTGGCTGGACTGCTAGGGGACCAGCTGCCCGACTTCTCCAAGCCCTTGCTG ggCTTTGAGCCTCGAGACACAGACATTGGCCGCAAGCTGGTAGTGTGGAGAGCACTGCAAACCCTCACGGGCCCCAGGAAgctgctttctctttccccagaCCTTGAGCAGAACAG TTCCAACGCCTACACCATTCTGAGCCCCACACCCTGGAGCAGTACCCAGGAGGGCTTAGTCCGGCCTCGAAGGATGGTGGAGCCCCTAGAGGACAGAGGGCAGGAGAACTTCTTCTGTGGCCCACCTG AGAAGAGCTACGCACAGCTGGTGTTCATGTCCACCTCGGCAGGCAGCCTATGGAACCTGCATGCCATCCATTCCATGTGCCGCATGGAACAGGACCAG ATCCGCTCCCATAGCCACTTTGGGGCTCTGTGCCAGCGTACGGAAGCCAACAAGTGCTGCCCCAGCTGGTCCCTGGGCAACTATGTGGCTGTGCTCTCCAACCGCTCCTCCTGCCTGGACACTACTCAAGCCGATGCAGCCCGAACACTGGCCCTTCTGCGGGCCTGTGCCATCTACTACCACCGTGGCGCCCTGGTGCCCTCTTGTTTGGGCCCTGGACAGGACAAGCCAGCACActgcacccaggtgcccaccaagTGCTCCCGGAGCAGTGCTGTCTACCAACTCCTCCATTTCCTGCTGGACAGAGACTTTCTGAGTCCCCAGACTGCCGACTACCAGGTGCCCTCCCTTAAGTACAGCCTGCTCTTCCTGCCCACTCCCAAGGGGGCCTCCATGATGGGAATCTACCTGGACCGCCTCGCAGTGCCCTGGGGGCTCTCTGACAACTACACGTCCATCACTGGCATGGACCTGGGCCTCAAGCAGGAGCTGTTGAGACACTACCTGGCCCAGGACACGGTGTACCCCTTGCTGGCCCTAGTTGCCATCTTCCTCAGCATCGCCCTCTACCTGCGTTCCCTCTTCCTCACGCTCCTGGTACTGCTGGgggtgctgggctccctgctggtcGCCTTCTTTCTCTACCGGGTGGCCTTCCGCATGGCCTACTTCCCCTTCGTCAATCTGGCAGCCTTCGTTCTTCTCAGCAGCGTCTGCGCCAACCACACACTCATCTTCTTCGACCTGTGGCGCCTCAGCAAGAGCCAGCTGCCCTCGGGTGGGCTGGCGCAGCGCGTGGGCCGCACAATGCACCACTTCGGCTACCTGCTGCTGGTCTCGGGCCTGACCACAGCCGCGGCCTTCTACGCCAGCTACCTGAGCCGCCTGCCGGCCGTGCGCTGCTTCGCTCTCTACCTGGGCACGGCAGTGCTGGCGCACCTGGCGCTCACACTGGCCTGGCTGCCCGCCTCCGCCGTGCTCCACGAGCGCTACCTGGCGCGCGCCTGTGCGTCCCGGGTGCAGGGCCCGAGGGCCGGCAGCGCGCCCCGGCGACTGGCGCTGGCGCTGCACAGAAGGCTCCGCGGTCTCCGGAGGGCGGCGGCCGGCACCTCGCGCCTGCTCTTCCAGCGCCTCCTGCCCTGTGGGGTCATCAAGTTCCGCTACATCTGGATCTGCTGGTTCGCCGCGCTGGCGGCAGGGGGCGCCTACATCGCTGGCGTCAGTCCCCGCCTGCGGCTGCCCACGCTGCCGCCCCCCCGCGGCCAGGTCTTCCGGCCCAGCCACCCCTTCGAGCGCTTCGACGCCGAGTACCGCCAGCAGTTCCTGTTCGAGCGGCTTCCTCAGGGCGAGGGCGGCCATTTGCCCGTGGTGCTGGTGTGGGGCGTCCTGCCCGTGGACACCGGCGACCCTCTGGACCCTCGCAGCAACAGCTCACTGGTGAGTGACCCCACCTTCTCGGCCAGCGGCCCCGAAGCCCAGCGCTGGCTGCTGGACCTCTGCCACGGAGCTCAGAATCAGAGCTTCTTTGGCACCCAGCCCGAGGGCTGGCCCACGCTCTGCTTCATGGAGGCCCTCCAGCGCTGGGTGGAGAGCCCCGCTTGTGCTCGCCTGGGGCCGGGCCTCTGCTGTGGCCACTCTGTCTTCCCTTGGGCACCCCAGCTTTTCCTTCACTGCCTCAAGATGATGGCTCTGGAGCAAGGCCCCAACGGCACCCGGGACCTGGGGCCCCGCTTCAATGCCCATGGCAGCCTGGCTGCCCTGGTCCTGCAGTTCCAGACTAACGTCCAGTATAGTCCAGACTACGGCCAGGCCCACCGCTTCTACACTGAGGTTAGCCACTGGCTGGCGGCCGAGCTGGGCCGCGCACCCCCCGGCCTCCACCGGGGCTGGTTTACCAGCCATCTGGAGCTCTACAGCCTGCAGCACAGCCTGAACACTGAACCAGCTGTGGTGCTGGGCCTCGCGCTGGCACTGGCCTTTGCCACACTGCTGCTGGGCACCTGGAACGTTCCACTGAGCCTGTTCTCCGTGGCAGCTGTGGCAGGCACCGTGCTGCTCACTGTGGGGCTACTGGTTCTTCTCGAATGGCAGCTCAACACTGCCGAAGCCCTCTTTCTCTCCGCCTCTGTGGGCCTCTCGGTGGACTTCACAGTCAACTACTGCATCTCCTATCACCTGTGCCCGCACCCTGACCGCCTGAGCCGCGTGGCCTTCTCCCTGCATCAGACCAGCTGTGCCACGGCAGTGGGCGCCGCGGCCCTGTTTGCGGCCGGGGTGCTCATGCTACCTGCAACCGTGCTGCTCTATCGCAAGCTGGGCATTGTCCTGATGATGGTCAAGTGTGTCAGCTGCGGCTTTGCCAGCTTCTTCTTCCAATCTCTGTGCTGCTTCTTTGGGCCAGAGAAGAACTGTGGGCAGATCCTCTGGCCTTGTGCCCACCTGCCTTGGGACACTGGAACTGGAGAGTCAAGTGGTGATAAGGCAGGCCGCCCACGGGCAGGGCCAACGGGAGGGGCGCCCGGATCATGCTCGGAACAGTACGAGCTCCAGCCCCTGGCACGGCGCCGGAGCCCCAGCTTTGACACGAGCACAGCCACCAGCAAACTGTCCCACCGGCCCTCTGTGCTCTCTGAGGATCTCCAGCTGCATGATGGCCCCTGCTGCTCCCGCCCCCCACAGGCCCCTGCATCCCCGAGGGAGCTGTTCCTGGACCACCAGTCCGTCTTCAGCCAGTGCCCAGCCCTGCAGACATCCTCCCCCTATAAGCAGGCGGGCTCCAGCCCCAAGACCCAAGGCAGGCGGGACTCCCCAGGCCAGAAGGCTGAGCCTGCGAGGGCCTCACCACAAGTCCCTGCCCACTCTCCCAAGGCCAAGGCTGTGGAGCCTCCTGATTGCCTCTGCTCTTCAGCCAGCACCCTAGAGGGCCTCAGCGTCTCTGATGAGACCTGTCTGAGCACCTCGGAGCCCAGTGCCCGAGTTCCAGATTCTGTTGGTGCCTCCCCAGACGACCTGGATGAAACAGAGCCAACTGTACCCCCCGAGCGGGGCCAGCTGAACGAAAAGCGGGACACCCTATGGCTGGCACTGAGGGAGGCCGTGTACGATCCTTCGGTGCCTGCCTCCCACCAGAGCAGCTCATCCTGGAAGGGCCGTGGGGCCCCGGGGGATGGCAGCCCTGTGGTGCTGCCCAACAGCCAGCCAGATCTGCCAGACGTTTGGCTCCGCAGGCCCAGCACCCACACTTCAGGCTACAGTAGCTGA